From a region of the Triticum aestivum cultivar Chinese Spring chromosome 7D, IWGSC CS RefSeq v2.1, whole genome shotgun sequence genome:
- the LOC123166085 gene encoding uncharacterized protein: MGSGNLMVKKVVRPSSFDLDIHLDKSWKEDVTCPICLDYPHNAVLLRCTSYEKGCRPFVCDTDQTRSNCLERFKGAYELPANVKVSSIAVAPLDSIHIVSSHANNRPSCPLCRGDVIGWIVISEARLHLNQKKRCCEEDCCSFTGNFNELQKHTQQKHPDSRPSEIDPARQVDWDNFQQSSDIVDVLSTIHAQVPNGIVLGDYVIEYGDDDTGDDYEVLRRVRRKWWSFICCKAFCRYPRSRRRGRGRDNRGSGRRNSNQAHLENFNLEVPTQAVDLRELRFDEIDDEYIVTGAVPSMATPGRMASFHYRDTRYGR, encoded by the exons ATGGGTTCAGGAAACCtgatggtgaagaaggtggtgaggCCCAGCTCTTTTGACCTCGACATACATCTCGACAAAAGCTGGAAGGAGGACGTTACCTGCCCAATCTGTCTGGATTACCCCCACAATGCAGTCCTACTGAGGTGCACATCTTATGAGAAGGGCTGCAGGCCGTTTGTGTGCGACACCGACCAGACCCGCTCCAACTGTCTTGAGAGGTTCAAAGGTGCTTATGAGCTGCCTGCCAATGTCAAGGTCTCGTCTATAGCTGTGGCCCCTCTTGATAGCATCCACATCGTGTCGTCTCACGCAAACAATCGCCCAAGTTGCCCGTTGTGCAGAGGTGATGTTATCGGGTGGATTGTAATCAGCGAGGCTCGTCTGCATCTTAACCAGAAGAAgagatgctgtgaagaggattgcTGCTCCTTTACTGGCAACTTCAATGAGCTTCAGAAGCACACACAACAAAAGCATCCAGATTCACGCCCTTCAGAAATCGACCCTGCCAGGCAAGTCGATTGGGACAACTTCCAGCAATCTTCTGATATCGTGGATGTCTTGAGCACAATACATGCACAAGTTCCTAATGGCATCGTTCTCGGAGACTATGTCATTGAATATGGGGATGATGATACTGGAGATGACTATGAAGTGCTCCGCAGGGTTAGGAGGAAGTGGTGGTCTTTTATTTGTTGCAAGGCTTTTTGTAGATATCCAAGGAGCCGAAGAAGAGGGAGAGGAAGGGACAATAGAGGAAGTGGAAGGAGGAACAGCAATCAGGCTCATCTGGAGAACTTCAATCTCGAGGTTCCGACACAAGCTGTTGACCTGAGGGAACTCAGATTTGATGAAATCGATGATGAGTACATTGTTACAGGGGCAGTACCTAGTATGGCAACACCAGGAAGAATGGCCAGTTTCCATTACAG GGATACAAGATATGGTCGGTGA
- the LOC123165905 gene encoding cytoplasmic 60S subunit biogenesis factor REI1 homolog 1 yields the protein MPTVTCNACNAAFEEEEEQRLHYRSEWHRYNLKRKVAGVPGVTEALFIARQTVLAEGSNSTIAPPMSYSCALCGKGYRSAKAHAQHLTTRSHLLRASQEPNASTAAVVKPLPERVPRRAPSAMEEDEDEDEDEEEEWVEVDPSELESTSNMQVDEDSKSDDEMADLEMLDPSDCFMCDLKHDNIEDCMIHMHKKHGFFIPDSEYLKDPNGLLIYVGLKVKRDFMCLYCNDRCQPFQSLEAVRKHMDAKGHCKLRYGDGGEDEDADLEDFYDYSSSYVDVEGKQLVTAGDMDNSIELGGGGSELVITSKSEKGRRVTTLGSREFIRYYRQKPRPSVAADRALALSLASSYKSMGLVTVQSKEQMVRLKVLRAMNKSGVETMRTKIGMKSNVIRNLPKNVPY from the exons ATGCCGACGGTGACCTGCAACGCCTGCAACGCGGcgttcgaggaggaggaggagcagcgccTCCACTACCGCTCCGAGTGGCACCGCTACAACCTCAAGCGCAAG GTGGCTGGAGTTCCTGGAGTTACCGAGGCTCTCTTTATTGCTAGACAAACTGTTTTAGCAGAGGGGAGCAACTCTACCATTGCTCCTCCGATGTCTTACAGCTGTGCTCTTTGTGGAAAAGGGTACAGGAGTGCAAAAGCTCATGCCCAACATCTCACCACGCGATCACATCTCTTGAGAGCTTCCCAGGAGCCCAATGCCTCCACTGCTGCAGTAGTCAAGCCACTTCCTGAGCGAGTTCCTCGTAGAGCCCCCTCTgcaatggaagaagatgaagatgaggatgaggatgaggaggaagagtgGGTTGAAGTGGACCCAAGTGAGCTGGAGTCTACTTCAAACATGCAAGTTGATGAGGACTCTAAATCAGATGATGAGATGGCTGATCTTGAAATGTTGGATCCCTCGGACTGCTTCATGTGTGATCTCAAGCATGACAACATAGAGGATTGCATGATCCATATGCACAAAAAGCATGGTTTCTTCATACCTGACAGTGAATACTTGAAAGATCCCAATGGCCTTCTTATATATGTCGGACTGAAG GTGAAGCGTGACTTTATGTGCCTCTACTGCAATGACAGATGCCAGCCTTTTCAAAGTCTTGAGGCTGTCAGGAAGCATATGGATGCAAAAGGTCACTGCAAGTTACGTTATGGAGATGGTGGGGAGGATGAAGATGCTGACCTTGAGGATTTCTATGATTACAGCAGCAG CTATGTGGATGTGGAGGGTAAGCAGCTGGTTACTGCGGGTGACATGGACAACAGCATTGAACTGGGAGGTGGTGGATCCGAGCTTGTGATCACAAGCAAGAGCGAGAAGGGAAGACGCGTGACGACTCTTGGTTCCCGAGAGTTCATTCGCTACTACCGCCAGAAGCCACGGCCTTCGGTTGCAGCAGATCGTGCCCTTGCGCTTTCCCTGGCTTCCAG CTACAAGAGCATGGGTTTGGTGACGGTCCAGTCCAAGGAGCAGATGGTGAGGCTGAAGGTGCTCCGAGCGATGAACAAGAGCGGGGTGGAGACGATGAGGACGAAGATCGGGATGAAGAGCAACGTGATCCGGAACCTCCCCAAGAACGTCCCGTACTAG